One genomic window of Candidatus Kuenenia stuttgartiensis includes the following:
- a CDS encoding pyridoxine 5'-phosphate synthase → MIKLGVNIDHVATLRQARKTYEPDPVTAASFAILGGADIITVHLREDRRHIQDRDILLLRETVFTKLNLEMSIADEIVDIAIKTKPEQVALVPEKRQEVTTEGGLDVASQKSVIGRVVKRLADAGILISLFIDPEEEQIIAAKEVGSQFIELHTGNYANAKDVNLRAKWTEKLRQGIKIAHGLGLRVNAGHGLTYQNVGHIVESLDVEELHIGHSIVSRSVFVGIKKAVQEMKDLIFRHSMAKPGTSLD, encoded by the coding sequence ATGATAAAGTTAGGAGTAAACATCGACCACGTTGCTACCCTCCGTCAGGCAAGAAAGACGTATGAACCAGATCCTGTGACTGCCGCCTCTTTTGCAATTCTTGGCGGCGCAGATATTATTACCGTTCATTTGAGAGAAGACAGAAGGCACATACAAGACCGGGATATACTATTACTCAGGGAAACGGTTTTTACCAAACTAAACCTTGAGATGTCCATTGCGGATGAAATTGTAGACATAGCAATTAAAACAAAACCCGAACAGGTCGCCCTCGTACCTGAAAAAAGGCAAGAGGTTACCACCGAGGGCGGACTTGATGTGGCGTCACAAAAAAGTGTTATTGGCAGGGTGGTAAAACGACTTGCCGATGCAGGCATATTGATAAGTCTTTTTATAGATCCTGAAGAAGAACAGATTATTGCTGCAAAAGAGGTTGGGTCACAGTTTATAGAACTGCATACAGGTAATTACGCAAATGCGAAGGATGTGAACTTAAGGGCGAAATGGACGGAAAAACTCAGACAAGGCATTAAGATTGCGCATGGTTTAGGTTTAAGGGTAAATGCAGGGCATGGGTTAACTTATCAAAATGTTGGACATATCGTGGAATCACTGGATGTAGAAGAGTTGCATATCGGGCATAGCATCGTTTCCCGATCTGTTTTTGTCGGAATAAAAAAAGCCGTGCAGGAAATGAAGGATTTGATTTTCAGGCACAGTATGGCAAAGCCGGGGACTTCGTTGGACTAA
- a CDS encoding TolC family protein, whose translation MRRRNIFDKIAAVVRGTEKRFTKKLDIFTALYRLLIVSALFFCNGKMVFGEAKNVDEKLPQAASSSSVEMHSNLKFMNIGLKDSIVYALKNNFDIEISRLDTKARGHDIAIEKSVFDPTLEITGGINNKKTPSNSALVSGETTTTETTPFVSEGKTGNAVLRSLIPTGATLSLEYNLFREFVDPQAFTLLTPTYANYIEAKITQPLLKGAGWFYNRSPIYIARNNKKISFAQFKSTAIEVSNAVQEAYWNFVKAIEDLKVAKKSLERAEDLLRKNKIEVESGTLAPIEIIEAESGVASRVEAIISAENAIRDKEDELKRILNLADSEIISDVEIVPVDKPTFEPKEVPLKETIKIAMEKRPELKELQIEVENAGMEVRRKKNELFPKLDLTGGVRYSGLGGTIDGAHDSTFSGDFQGEFITLTFEVPIGNRAARNDYKKAKLGKEQSALNVKKKELDIVVEVRGSVREVMTNIERVMATRKARELAQKRLEVEEKKYSVGRSTSLEILRAQEDLATAEGNETKALTDYEISRGSLEAAKGTILDAYNIQVEEDIT comes from the coding sequence ATGCGAAGAAGAAATATATTTGACAAAATAGCGGCCGTCGTGCGTGGAACAGAGAAAAGATTTACAAAAAAACTGGACATATTTACGGCACTTTATCGTTTGCTCATCGTGTCAGCCCTTTTTTTTTGCAACGGAAAGATGGTCTTCGGAGAGGCAAAAAACGTGGACGAAAAATTGCCCCAGGCGGCATCGTCTTCATCAGTTGAAATGCATTCAAATCTGAAGTTTATGAATATCGGCCTGAAAGACAGCATTGTATATGCATTAAAAAATAATTTTGATATTGAGATATCACGGTTAGATACGAAGGCAAGAGGTCACGACATTGCAATAGAAAAGTCGGTATTTGATCCTACCTTAGAGATAACCGGAGGCATTAATAACAAAAAAACCCCCAGCAACAGCGCACTGGTAAGTGGAGAAACAACCACTACCGAGACAACCCCTTTCGTTTCTGAAGGAAAGACGGGTAATGCTGTCTTGCGATCACTGATACCTACAGGCGCGACTCTTTCTTTAGAATACAATTTATTTCGGGAATTTGTAGATCCGCAGGCGTTTACGTTGCTTACTCCAACGTATGCAAATTACATAGAAGCAAAGATTACTCAGCCTTTGTTAAAAGGCGCCGGCTGGTTTTATAACCGAAGCCCCATTTATATCGCCAGAAATAATAAAAAGATATCATTCGCACAATTTAAAAGCACTGCTATTGAAGTTTCTAATGCTGTTCAAGAGGCATATTGGAATTTCGTAAAGGCAATTGAGGACTTGAAAGTGGCAAAAAAATCTCTGGAACGAGCGGAAGATTTACTGCGGAAGAATAAAATAGAGGTAGAATCAGGAACCCTTGCACCCATCGAAATTATTGAAGCAGAGTCGGGGGTGGCGTCACGGGTTGAAGCAATAATTTCTGCCGAAAATGCAATCAGGGACAAAGAAGATGAATTGAAAAGAATACTGAATCTCGCAGACAGTGAGATTATTTCTGATGTGGAAATTGTTCCCGTTGACAAACCAACATTCGAACCAAAAGAAGTTCCGCTGAAAGAGACTATTAAAATTGCAATGGAGAAACGTCCTGAATTAAAGGAATTGCAAATAGAGGTCGAAAATGCGGGCATGGAAGTACGAAGGAAAAAGAATGAACTATTTCCTAAATTGGATCTTACCGGTGGAGTTCGTTATTCAGGGCTTGGGGGTACCATTGATGGTGCCCATGACTCTACATTTTCAGGGGATTTTCAGGGAGAATTTATCACCCTGACCTTTGAAGTTCCTATTGGTAACAGGGCAGCCAGAAATGACTACAAAAAAGCAAAGCTTGGTAAAGAACAGTCTGCCCTGAATGTGAAAAAGAAAGAACTGGATATTGTTGTAGAGGTGAGAGGGTCGGTTCGTGAAGTAATGACGAACATTGAAAGGGTTATGGCCACCAGAAAGGCGAGGGAATTAGCACAAAAAAGACTGGAAGTCGAAGAAAAGAAATACAGCGTGGGACGATCAACCAGTCTGGAAATTCTCCGCGCCCAGGAGGATTTAGCTACCGCAGAAGGGAATGAAACAAAGGCGCTCACTGATTATGAAATATCTCGTGGTAGTCTCGAAGCTGCAAAAGGAACGATTCTCGATGCCTATAATATTCAGGTAGAAGAGGACATTACATGA
- the folP gene encoding dihydropteroate synthase → MVPYAVGSRQSAVGSRQIADWGLGTGDWGLRIVFVYFEIDYPRGKLCLGGKTHIMGVLNITPDSFYDGNKHFVPEEAIDHAHKMIEEGADIIDVGGESTRPGASPISEEEELKRVIPLIKILSKEINKPISIDTYKAVVAKRAIEEGASMVNDIGGLIDDENMSKVIAGARVPVVIMHKKGSPLTMQKNPICKDLFPEIMSCLKRSISTAMEAGIEKSKIILDPGIGFGKTMQQNLEILKKLYEFKGMGYPLLIGTSRKNFIGALLNVSAQERLYGTLATLAVSIMNGANIIRVHDVKAAVHVATICDAIRNA, encoded by the coding sequence ATGGTTCCTTATGCAGTCGGCAGTCGGCAGTCGGCAGTCGGCAGTCGGCAAATTGCAGATTGGGGACTGGGGACTGGGGACTGGGGACTGAGGATTGTTTTCGTGTATTTTGAAATTGATTACCCTCGGGGAAAGTTGTGCCTGGGCGGGAAAACGCACATTATGGGTGTCTTGAATATAACGCCCGACTCCTTTTATGATGGCAACAAGCATTTTGTTCCCGAAGAGGCGATTGATCATGCGCATAAGATGATAGAAGAAGGAGCGGATATTATTGATGTTGGCGGTGAATCTACCAGACCTGGGGCGAGCCCGATATCTGAGGAAGAAGAATTAAAGAGGGTGATTCCGCTGATAAAGATACTATCAAAAGAGATCAATAAACCTATCTCCATCGATACATACAAGGCAGTTGTAGCAAAGAGAGCAATTGAAGAGGGTGCGTCAATGGTAAATGACATTGGCGGTTTGATTGACGATGAAAACATGTCAAAGGTCATTGCCGGGGCAAGAGTGCCTGTTGTCATAATGCATAAAAAAGGATCTCCCCTGACAATGCAAAAAAATCCCATATGTAAAGATCTGTTTCCGGAAATAATGTCCTGTTTGAAGAGATCCATTTCTACCGCAATGGAAGCAGGAATTGAGAAAAGTAAAATAATTTTGGATCCGGGGATAGGTTTTGGCAAGACTATGCAGCAAAATCTTGAAATACTGAAAAAGCTATACGAGTTTAAGGGAATGGGATATCCTTTGTTAATAGGCACATCACGGAAAAATTTTATTGGAGCGCTATTGAATGTTTCGGCACAGGAGCGGTTATACGGAACGCTTGCCACCCTTGCCGTGTCAATTATGAATGGCGCAAATATCATACGGGTACATGATGTGAAAGCTGCTGTCCATGTGGCAACAATATGCGATGCGATAAGGAATGCTTAA
- the dapA gene encoding 4-hydroxy-tetrahydrodipicolinate synthase, with the protein MFKGSLVALVTPFNNGQVDYKKLKELVEFHIENGTNGIVPCGTTGEAATLSFEEHEQVVSEVVNYVSGRIPVIAGAGSNNTKEAIHLTKHARKTGADGALVITPYYNKPTPEGLYRHYKAIAEEVDIPIVIYNVPSRTGISILPETVARLAEMKNIVAIKDASGNIDQATKISQLCNITVLSGEDSLILPIMSVGGKGVISVTANIAPSDTAALVRHCLEGNFGKALEYHYKLFPLCKGMFIETNPIPVKTAMKLLGRLNGEMRLPLCEITKENEERLKTVLEDYGLLS; encoded by the coding sequence ATGTTTAAAGGTTCCCTTGTGGCCTTGGTAACCCCCTTTAATAATGGGCAAGTTGATTATAAAAAATTAAAAGAGCTTGTTGAATTTCATATTGAGAACGGAACAAATGGAATCGTTCCCTGCGGCACAACCGGCGAGGCCGCAACGCTTTCTTTTGAAGAACATGAACAGGTGGTAAGCGAGGTGGTAAATTATGTATCCGGCAGAATACCCGTTATCGCGGGAGCGGGTTCGAACAATACCAAAGAAGCCATCCATTTGACAAAACATGCCAGAAAAACAGGGGCAGACGGCGCGTTGGTCATTACTCCTTATTATAATAAACCGACCCCTGAAGGGCTTTACCGGCATTATAAAGCAATAGCAGAAGAGGTTGATATTCCCATTGTAATATATAATGTACCTTCCAGGACGGGTATTTCTATTTTGCCCGAAACCGTGGCAAGGCTTGCTGAAATGAAAAACATTGTTGCAATAAAAGATGCTAGCGGAAATATCGATCAGGCAACTAAAATATCGCAACTGTGCAATATAACAGTTCTTTCCGGAGAAGATTCCCTTATCCTCCCTATTATGTCCGTGGGAGGGAAAGGGGTAATATCGGTAACCGCCAATATAGCCCCGTCCGATACCGCCGCTCTCGTCAGGCATTGCTTAGAAGGCAATTTCGGAAAGGCGTTGGAATACCACTACAAGCTCTTTCCGTTATGCAAAGGGATGTTTATCGAGACAAATCCCATTCCTGTCAAGACGGCTATGAAATTATTAGGGAGGCTAAACGGTGAGATGCGTTTGCCACTGTGCGAGATAACGAAAGAAAATGAGGAAAGACTAAAGACTGTATTAGAAGATTATGGATTATTGTCATAA
- a CDS encoding M48 family metallopeptidase, with translation MHFQKKNISYFLILISFFCLSCSSVPITGRKQVSFIPESTILNMSFQQYQEFVKTNALSKNQEESNMVKKVGKRIQGAVEQYFAQNNMSHELKDYAWEFNLVESNDVNAWAMPGGKVVVYTGILPVTKDENGLAVVMGHEVAHAVAKHGNERMSQELMTQMGETAVSVALSGKSDMTKQVVSAAYGYGSQYGVLLPYSRLHESEADYLGLIFMAMAGYDPHHAVDFWQRMADTKNGETVPEFMSTHPSDDTRIRKIREKIPEAMQYYKKPMEQ, from the coding sequence ATGCACTTTCAGAAAAAAAACATTTCTTATTTCTTAATACTTATTTCCTTTTTTTGTTTATCGTGTAGTTCTGTACCCATCACCGGCAGAAAACAAGTGAGCTTTATTCCCGAATCAACAATACTTAACATGAGTTTCCAGCAATATCAGGAATTTGTTAAAACCAATGCGTTGAGTAAAAACCAGGAAGAATCCAACATGGTGAAAAAGGTTGGGAAAAGGATACAAGGTGCTGTAGAACAATACTTTGCACAAAACAACATGTCTCATGAATTAAAGGATTATGCATGGGAATTTAATCTTGTGGAAAGTAACGATGTGAATGCATGGGCAATGCCAGGCGGAAAAGTAGTGGTATATACGGGAATATTGCCGGTAACAAAAGACGAAAACGGCCTCGCGGTGGTTATGGGACATGAGGTGGCGCATGCAGTTGCAAAACATGGTAATGAACGAATGAGCCAGGAATTAATGACACAAATGGGAGAAACAGCGGTTTCTGTTGCTTTAAGCGGCAAATCGGATATGACAAAACAAGTTGTTTCCGCTGCATATGGGTATGGCAGTCAATACGGCGTTCTGCTTCCTTATAGTCGCCTTCATGAAAGCGAGGCAGACTATCTTGGGCTGATTTTTATGGCTATGGCGGGATACGACCCTCATCATGCGGTAGACTTCTGGCAGAGAATGGCAGATACGAAGAATGGCGAAACAGTTCCTGAATTTATGAGTACCCATCCTTCTGACGATACCAGAATAAGGAAGATAAGAGAAAAAATACCCGAGGCGATGCAGTATTATAAAAAACCTATGGAGCAATAG
- the cdaA gene encoding diadenylate cyclase CdaA, which translates to MLKMLENLSILFGDISGRMILRSAGEIFLIYIMLYAVLRIMQGTSGTSILRGVAFIIVLISVGILFFIRKLQLYTINWLVTEFVPVFIVPMIILFQPEFRRALFRLGQSPVFSVMAKPDYRVVDEILKAVGILSKKRIGALIAIEREAGLNNFAETGIKLNADATSELLCSIFWPGSPLHDGAVIIQEQKISAAGCLLPLTGNKELSKELGTRHRAAVGLTEETDAIVIVVSEETGNVSVTYKGTLNRGVDDKELKKILNELSSEKFSLSRTK; encoded by the coding sequence ATGCTTAAGATGTTAGAAAACCTGTCAATATTATTCGGAGATATCAGCGGGCGTATGATTCTACGGTCAGCGGGGGAGATATTTCTTATTTATATAATGCTTTATGCCGTTCTCAGAATCATGCAGGGTACTAGTGGTACAAGCATTTTAAGAGGTGTGGCGTTTATTATTGTTTTAATCTCCGTAGGTATATTGTTTTTTATAAGGAAACTGCAATTATATACAATCAATTGGCTGGTAACGGAATTTGTGCCGGTGTTTATTGTGCCAATGATTATTTTATTTCAACCGGAATTCCGGCGTGCATTGTTTAGGCTTGGTCAGAGCCCTGTTTTCAGCGTAATGGCAAAACCTGATTACCGGGTAGTTGATGAAATACTTAAGGCTGTCGGCATTTTATCAAAAAAGAGAATAGGCGCTCTTATTGCTATAGAAAGGGAAGCAGGCCTGAACAACTTTGCAGAAACCGGGATTAAACTAAATGCTGATGCCACCAGTGAACTGCTATGCTCTATCTTCTGGCCAGGTTCTCCATTGCACGATGGTGCGGTGATTATTCAGGAGCAGAAAATAAGCGCTGCCGGATGTTTGTTGCCGCTTACCGGAAATAAAGAATTATCAAAAGAGCTGGGAACACGTCACCGGGCGGCTGTCGGGCTTACAGAGGAAACGGACGCAATTGTGATTGTGGTATCTGAGGAGACGGGCAATGTGTCTGTGACATACAAAGGGACATTGAACCGTGGGGTTGATGACAAAGAATTGAAAAAGATTCTGAATGAACTATCCTCTGAAAAGTTTAGCCTTTCCAGGACTAAATAG
- a CDS encoding LptE family protein, translated as MTIPCVFKRRHYTLSALVFLMIFFFITGCGYSSKSLLRSNVRSIYVPIFDNDTFRRGYEFDLTRAVRDQLLLRTNLRIVDKDEADSILFGKISSVNENVLIEDRKDNIVESRVTIRADIRWVDTRTGRAIVERKNIKGTTEFIVLRNETLTSSSNESFVKLAQSIVESMEEDWW; from the coding sequence ATGACAATACCCTGTGTTTTTAAAAGAAGGCATTACACCCTTTCTGCTCTGGTGTTTCTTATGATCTTCTTTTTTATAACGGGATGCGGTTACAGCTCAAAGTCATTGCTTCGTTCAAATGTTCGAAGCATCTATGTCCCCATTTTTGATAATGATACCTTTCGCAGAGGATACGAATTCGATTTAACCAGGGCAGTACGCGACCAACTGTTGTTAAGAACAAATTTGCGTATTGTTGACAAAGATGAAGCAGATTCCATTCTGTTTGGAAAAATTTCAAGTGTAAATGAAAATGTATTAATTGAGGACAGAAAAGACAATATTGTGGAAAGTAGGGTAACTATCAGGGCGGACATTCGATGGGTTGATACACGGACGGGAAGGGCAATCGTTGAACGGAAGAATATAAAAGGCACGACAGAGTTTATTGTTTTAAGAAATGAAACACTCACTTCTTCCAGTAACGAATCATTTGTAAAATTGGCGCAAAGTATTGTGGAATCAATGGAGGAAGATTGGTGGTGA
- the folE gene encoding GTP cyclohydrolase I FolE, translating to MIDKEKIQAAIRLFIEGIGEDPNREGLQETPERVAEMCEEIFAGIGQDSHSVIKVLKSEKYDEIVLLKDIPFYSMCEHHLLPFSGVSHVAYIPQGNRVTGISKLARVVNIEARRPQVQERLTTDIAESIMKALKPKGVLVIIEAEHLCMTMRGIKKPGTKVLTSVVRGIFRDNPATRAEVMALIKGH from the coding sequence TTGATAGATAAGGAAAAAATTCAGGCTGCTATACGTTTATTTATAGAAGGCATCGGAGAAGATCCCAACCGTGAAGGATTGCAGGAAACACCTGAAAGGGTTGCCGAAATGTGCGAAGAGATATTTGCAGGTATCGGGCAGGATTCTCACTCTGTAATTAAGGTATTAAAATCTGAAAAATACGACGAAATAGTTCTTTTAAAAGACATACCTTTTTATTCCATGTGTGAACACCACCTCCTTCCTTTCAGCGGAGTTTCCCATGTTGCCTATATCCCCCAGGGGAACAGGGTAACAGGCATCAGTAAGCTTGCCAGAGTGGTTAATATTGAAGCAAGGCGGCCACAGGTACAGGAAAGGCTTACGACAGATATTGCCGAATCTATCATGAAGGCATTAAAACCCAAGGGTGTTCTCGTCATTATTGAAGCAGAGCATCTCTGCATGACCATGCGAGGAATAAAAAAACCCGGCACAAAGGTGCTGACCTCCGTGGTAAGGGGCATATTTCGCGATAACCCCGCCACCCGTGCAGAAGTTATGGCATTAATCAAGGGACATTAA
- a CDS encoding IS1380-like element ISCku8 family transposase, giving the protein MKNIAKKYSKRQPKIKAEMSGKGLTVHAGLLPVLNFMGKLMFRERVHEAVHKDRGANARYQFVDAVQMVVIGLIAGATSMVEVMKVCTDEVLKKMSGWKEVPVDTTIGRIMKLASQGDIVELTGVIHRFRGKIWKRAVRSGHKLRSALCEVWIDVDSTVDGVYGKQEGAEVGYNPHKKGQKAYHPLMAFIAETKEVLHSWFRCGSAYTSNGVVEFMKECMAYMNKGVRVVFRGDSGFFTGELLEYLESILAGYLIKVKLKNLEGLLEGQKWNEVKGEPGWEQAEFWYRCAGWDRARRFVAVRQLVKREKKLVEVSVYEYFCYVTTERLSPMEAHRCYGKRATCETLIEESKGQMNAGHIRTGEFLANAALFQCAVLAYNLLKWMGLLSGGVIQQWEVKTMRLWLIRVAGKLVERSRQMTLKLPEKFLHQEEWEKWERMSLDVVFQ; this is encoded by the coding sequence ATGAAGAATATAGCAAAAAAATACAGCAAAAGACAACCGAAAATCAAGGCAGAGATGAGCGGGAAAGGCTTAACGGTACATGCAGGGCTTTTACCGGTATTGAATTTTATGGGTAAGCTGATGTTCCGGGAGAGAGTCCATGAAGCGGTCCATAAGGATCGTGGAGCAAATGCCCGGTATCAGTTTGTCGATGCGGTACAAATGGTAGTGATAGGGTTGATAGCAGGGGCGACATCGATGGTAGAGGTGATGAAGGTGTGTACAGATGAGGTATTGAAGAAGATGTCCGGGTGGAAAGAGGTACCTGTAGATACTACGATAGGACGTATTATGAAGCTGGCGAGTCAGGGAGATATAGTGGAACTGACGGGGGTGATCCACCGGTTTAGGGGAAAGATATGGAAGCGTGCGGTGAGATCAGGCCATAAACTCAGGAGTGCTCTTTGCGAAGTATGGATAGATGTTGATTCTACCGTAGATGGTGTATATGGGAAACAGGAGGGTGCAGAGGTAGGATATAATCCGCACAAGAAGGGGCAGAAGGCGTATCATCCCTTAATGGCATTTATTGCAGAAACAAAGGAGGTATTACATAGTTGGTTCCGCTGTGGAAGCGCCTACACGAGTAACGGAGTAGTAGAGTTCATGAAGGAATGTATGGCGTACATGAATAAGGGGGTAAGGGTGGTATTTCGAGGAGACAGCGGTTTTTTTACCGGAGAATTACTTGAATACCTTGAGTCAATATTGGCGGGATATCTGATTAAGGTAAAGCTGAAGAATCTGGAAGGATTGCTTGAAGGGCAGAAATGGAATGAGGTGAAAGGGGAGCCAGGATGGGAACAGGCTGAATTTTGGTATCGATGTGCAGGGTGGGATCGTGCGAGACGTTTTGTGGCAGTGCGGCAATTGGTCAAAAGAGAAAAGAAATTAGTAGAAGTGTCCGTGTATGAGTATTTTTGTTACGTTACAACGGAGCGGTTAAGTCCGATGGAAGCGCATCGTTGTTATGGAAAGAGGGCTACCTGCGAGACTTTGATAGAAGAGAGTAAAGGACAGATGAATGCGGGGCACATACGTACGGGTGAATTTTTGGCCAATGCTGCGCTATTTCAGTGTGCGGTGTTAGCGTATAATCTTTTGAAGTGGATGGGATTGCTCAGTGGTGGAGTGATACAACAGTGGGAAGTAAAGACGATGAGACTGTGGTTAATCCGTGTGGCAGGGAAACTGGTGGAGAGAAGCCGGCAGATGACATTAAAATTGCCGGAGAAATTTCTCCATCAGGAGGAATGGGAAAAGTGGGAACGCATGTCACTGGATGTAGTTTTTCAGTAG
- the bamD gene encoding outer membrane protein assembly factor BamD — translation MKLRSGFFPIIVLAVTFLISTASYGKWVWNKDTGWMQPPTGDVGSPEQRYKNALFMLVEQKYVSAIKEFKLIIDGYPDSAYAELSQINIGWAYYLNGDYNRALKAYDTVLREYPGTKRTKEVHEKVFQVGIAQMEMDENAAIRVFEKIIENHPMGPIAPESQIKIADCYFKLGYYEDAVDAYKKFMESYPRNEWIPYVQYQIPLSKFYFEKQQERNYGLLVSAREGFEEYLVTNPHGVYVEDASRMIEEIRVIEARREFEIGEFYLRRKTPSSAAIYFKYVMKDFPDTIWAERAMERLEFLRMIEAIK, via the coding sequence ATGAAATTGCGCTCAGGTTTTTTCCCAATAATAGTGCTTGCTGTTACATTTTTAATATCAACGGCGTCTTACGGAAAATGGGTCTGGAACAAAGATACCGGGTGGATGCAGCCGCCGACTGGCGACGTCGGATCGCCGGAACAGCGCTATAAAAATGCACTGTTCATGCTGGTGGAACAAAAATATGTTAGCGCCATAAAAGAGTTTAAACTAATTATTGACGGTTATCCGGACTCAGCGTATGCGGAGCTTTCTCAGATAAACATAGGATGGGCCTATTATCTCAATGGAGATTATAACCGGGCATTAAAGGCATATGATACGGTTTTGAGGGAATATCCGGGAACAAAGAGGACAAAAGAGGTGCATGAGAAGGTGTTTCAGGTAGGTATTGCGCAAATGGAGATGGATGAGAATGCCGCGATAAGGGTATTTGAAAAGATTATTGAAAATCACCCGATGGGACCTATTGCCCCTGAATCGCAAATTAAAATAGCAGATTGCTATTTCAAGCTGGGATATTATGAAGATGCGGTGGATGCCTATAAGAAATTTATGGAAAGCTATCCAAGAAATGAATGGATTCCCTATGTGCAGTATCAAATACCACTTTCAAAATTTTACTTCGAAAAACAGCAGGAGCGCAACTATGGTTTGCTTGTATCCGCAAGGGAAGGTTTTGAGGAATATCTCGTAACAAATCCCCATGGGGTGTATGTTGAAGACGCCAGCAGAATGATAGAAGAAATAAGGGTTATTGAAGCAAGGCGTGAGTTTGAAATTGGCGAGTTTTATTTGAGGAGAAAAACCCCGTCTTCCGCGGCGATTTATTTTAAATATGTTATGAAAGATTTTCCTGATACTATTTGGGCGGAAAGGGCTATGGAAAGATTGGAATTTCTCAGGATGATTGAGGCGATAAAATAA
- a CDS encoding CdaR family protein: MIKEIITGNLLTKFMALVMAIALWLYAINRHTEDLTEVVRLSVSVPTGITVLEQSAEDIVVHLRGPQNVIETTKGLIKDQKVHAKYVIQESPEGIEDQIKQTVIIGREHLGLPNSVKLISVYPEKVSILLGKLQKKRLKVNLQKKGEPAIGYTIANEFVFPAEVEVEGPLNALKEVVSINTIPVDIGGITVEQNRTFPWRIEIDQKVTVKHGDKSITVPVVCDQDIRMWLQVVEKQETRVIEKLKIKILMPDNYPYVIKLRDEYVNIKIKGSKLLLEKLNPEDILPYVDVTSLKPPGPYKQPIKCHLSKNLEIVDKLPDAHLDIRERENPSESGKQ; this comes from the coding sequence GTGATTAAAGAAATAATTACCGGCAATCTTCTCACAAAATTTATGGCATTAGTGATGGCAATCGCCCTCTGGCTGTATGCAATTAACAGGCATACGGAAGATTTGACAGAGGTTGTGAGGCTATCAGTTTCTGTCCCAACAGGAATTACGGTGCTTGAGCAAAGTGCGGAAGATATTGTGGTGCATCTCAGAGGCCCTCAAAATGTGATTGAAACTACGAAGGGTCTGATCAAAGACCAAAAAGTTCATGCAAAATACGTTATCCAGGAATCTCCGGAGGGAATTGAGGATCAAATCAAACAGACGGTAATTATTGGCAGAGAGCATCTCGGCTTGCCTAATTCCGTCAAATTAATATCCGTTTACCCTGAAAAAGTAAGCATCTTACTGGGAAAATTGCAAAAAAAAAGGCTTAAGGTTAATTTGCAAAAAAAGGGGGAGCCTGCTATCGGATATACCATTGCGAATGAATTTGTTTTTCCCGCCGAGGTAGAAGTTGAAGGCCCTTTGAATGCTTTAAAAGAGGTTGTCTCCATCAACACGATACCAGTCGATATTGGAGGTATTACCGTTGAACAAAACCGCACCTTTCCCTGGCGAATTGAGATTGATCAAAAAGTAACCGTTAAACATGGAGATAAAAGCATTACGGTACCAGTTGTCTGCGATCAGGATATACGCATGTGGCTGCAAGTGGTGGAAAAACAGGAAACCAGGGTTATAGAAAAGTTAAAAATAAAAATACTGATGCCGGATAATTATCCGTATGTTATTAAATTGAGAGATGAGTACGTCAATATAAAAATAAAAGGTTCAAAGCTTTTGCTGGAAAAGCTGAATCCGGAGGATATCTTGCCCTATGTTGATGTTACTTCATTAAAACCCCCGGGACCCTACAAACAGCCGATTAAATGCCATTTAAGCAAAAACCTTGAAATTGTTGATAAATTGCCCGATGCCCACCTTGATATCAGGGAAAGGGAGAACCCTTCAGAAAGCGGAAAACAATGA